The Sparus aurata chromosome 12, fSpaAur1.1, whole genome shotgun sequence sequence GGGGGGTTTTGGGCTGATGCTGTAATCTTTAGATGGTGCCAAGTTTGCCGTTTCCTCTCTGCTCGCTGCTTTAATGCCAAGGCGAGCGAACTGTCTCTTGGCTGTggagagtggtattgatctcCTCATTCTAAAAGTGTGTTTcgccaaaatgtcaaaacacactttagggatgatttgttttgaaactaGCTTCACACGCTCCACTTCACTGCTTGACATTTCCGATTACCACATTTTCAATACGAGGCTGTGATCAAAACAACAGCTAGGATTATCTATCGATGTTGGTCTCGTACAGGGATTTAGATCCTATTTGGAGATGACAAATTAGGTACACCTAGTGTGTAAATGCAGTTCAACAGCACCACAAACTGCAGCTAGAACAAATTCAAATTGATGAAGATAACATTTAATTGGCTGCTGCCTTAGATATCTGTCGACGTTTGCATGCTCGTGCccttctttcctctttcctACTTCCGTTAATGTCATCAGAAACACTGTTTGTCACACATGGCGGCCTACCTCTTTATCCTGGCCTCGTACTCGGACTTCTGCTTGTGCATCTCCTGTTTGAGACTGGCCACTAGGCTGTGCAGAGCGCTGTGGCTGCCGGGTCCGTTGCCAACAGTGTAACCCTCGCTGTTGTCACTGCTGCTGGTGCCCCGACTGCTCCTCCCCGCTCCGTCGCCGCTCCCTTCTCTGTTGCTGTTTCTGCCCTCCCCCTCTCCACCGCCGCCTCCGCCTCCGCCTCCACCGGACTGGGGAGGCTCGTTGTCCTGCGTTGGTCCGTCCAGGTCCTCGTAGTGACCCCCGTAGAAGTCCTGCTCGGggcaggtggtggtggaggagcgACAGGAAGTGGAGTTGTCGGGGAGGGAGATCTCacaggaggaggtggaccaGGTGGCGCTGTCGACGCTCTGTTTGTCCTCGCAGCTGCTGTTCAGACATGTGTTGGTGACgtggttctgctgctgcaggttctGATGGTTTAAATGGACGTTGTCGTACGTGGACAGGCGGTTCTGGTTGGTTATTTGATCCCCGTTGGAGCCGTCACGCGTTTTGCTGTTCTCGCGTAACGTGACGCAGCCGTTTTGTACCCAGTGACCGTTGCGGCCGTTCAGACTCCCTGTGACGACGTCGGTGCCGGAGATGCCCATGCGGACGGTCCCGTTCCCGCCGATGCTGCTTCCACTCGTCACGCCGCTGGTGCCCATTTTTGTGCCGGAGCCTTTGAGCGTCCCACTGCGCCGCACCGGTAAACTCCCGCCTCCGGTCAACGTCTGGCCCTTTTCTTGACTGGGGTCTGAAGAAGGTGAGGAGCTGAACGAGCCGTTTGTTACAATCCCACTGCCTTTACTGAAAGCCGGGTTCTTTTTAACCGTCAGCGGAGGGCTGCGGGCGATGTCAAAGCGTCCAATGACGCCATTGCGAGGGCTTGCCGATCGCGGGGAGCCACTGTTGTCTACGTGTTGGCGGTGCAAAGGGGATTCAGGTGCTTCCCAAGCGCACTGCCGCACCACCtgcgtgttgttgttttctgcaTTCTGAGACACTGTAGTGATGCCGGAGGTAGTTGTGGTGGCTTGTCGCCGTTGTAGGtcgatgttgttgttgttgacaagCTCCAGGGCCGTGGGGCTGTCCTCGTTCGGAGGGAATAGCACATCGTGGCGGCCGATCAAAACAGCCATGAGCTGCTGGACCAGGACTGTACCTGACAACATGAGACCACACATCGTTTACTTTAAactcacaatttaaaaacaaaatgtcagacacacacacacacacaactggcATGAAACTAACCGACCTTCCATTATAGCGACTGGATCCTCGACCTTCGGCCTCAAGATATTTGGCCCAAACACTGTGGCCAAGTTTTGGACGCTCATTTTATTCACACCTGAATACGACTGGACTTCATCTAGAAATCTgacaaacaaaaagggaaaaaatgaaCTTTTCAGTGTTCGATATTGGTTGCGACTTGAAACATCATCCACTTTGATGATCAGTTAATACCTGCATATGTACTTGAGAAGGTTGTAGTTCACTGGAGGTAGACATTCAACGAGCTTTCTCAACTCCTTCAAACCCTGCAGAGGATGGACAGGTTTTAAGGGCACATAAGTTTTGGCTCAGTGAAGGAGTTGGttacctcactgagaagttggCGGGTCACGTGCAGCCGACAGCTCACCGCGGCGGCTCCCTCCTGCTGCGTTACTCACTTTGAACCGATCTGCTCTCGAACAAAATGGCCAAAAACTGTGCTTGTCTCGACTTATGTGAATAACGATAGCGGTCATTGTTAAGCTCGCTGACAAGCACATGTCCTTTGACTACTTTGTAGTTTCGCCAGTTAAATTCTTTTAATGTGAAGTTGCAGCAATAGGAagtgttttctttgcttttcattAGCAGTAACTTAATACGGCTTCTCTACTGGGAATAATGCCTTAGACACCCATTTGGTAAATTATACACATTGCAGTACTTTCATCAGTTGGCCCTAGACTCGATCCCCATTGTGTTATCTCGATAGGATGTTTTTGACACTGTGAGGAAGCAAAAGGCTCGTCCCCTGCAGTGATGCGAGCAGATGTTAGAAGTCAAGACAGGCAGAGCGAAAGGGCAGACCAGAGCAGGGCGTGGATGACCACGCAGCAGGCGGCCACCTTTAATGTCACAGAACTGGACTTTGGAAGGTTCATGTGAGAGCTTGTCGGCGCTGACTTTCATTGCTATACAAgttgaactttaaaaaaaaagcttcacatGGAGGAAATAAAGTGCGCCAAAGGCCAATCCATCGGTTTCTCTTTCTTACCATTTCATCATCTTTGCTGAGAAGCTTGGCACAGGCCAGGAACTCTTCATACTTGTGGAAGGGGATGACGGGCTCCGGCAGCTCTCTGAGATACAGCTTCAGGAGAGAGGCGACGGTGTGCACGTCTGTGTTACTGCAGAGACGGAAGAAGCAGAGGGTGAGGATCAGTTTGCTCAAGAACTTCATGTGGGAAAATCGGGCAGCCTAAAGCAAGCAAAAAAGGACGTTGGCGACAGAGAGGCAGGCAgttttacaacaaaaacaagacaggGCTCAGCGACAGCAGCAGTGGGGGCAACTTAGATGATCTGCCAGGGAGGCAAGAGGATTTTCACTGTTGGCTCAGAGACACTAATGAGCCAACGAGGGGCAGCTGGTGAGGCAGACAGGAGGTTACCAGGGCTAATGAGGGAATCAGCATGGCAAGGAACAGTTTGGAACACAAATCAGGCACGGGCAAAGACGGAGGAGGGCGTCGTTGTTGCTACCGGACGACTCAAGTTAAAGCAGATGCAGGCGGGGAGAGGCGTGTCATCGCGCCAGCTGACATAGCGGCGGAGTTATTTCGGTAATGAGTCGCCTGAAAACATGCGAGGTTCAGGGTTTGAATCATCACacttcttttgttgtttcaagTACGAAATATGACCACTCGCACAGGTGCCATCGCTTTGTTTTCTCTGCGCAGGTTTAAGTGGTTCGGTACCATTAACAAGACAAATAACTGCCTAACTGTGTCTGATCACACCAACGTttaaaaaacagcattatgtgaATAAATCAGTTCCTTCCAATGAATCACCACGAAGTTGAAGGTGGCAACCAAGCTAGTTAGTTACAGAAATGTGCCAACTATCCCTACGAGTATTCCTTTTGTCACCAGGCTTCTAGCAGCGCTTATGTTACTAATTGATTTGTAtgatcctcacacacacaccagcacagcCCTGACAGGAAGTTTGATCAAGCgagtgaaaacacctgtgtggggTCTTTAACTGTTTAATGTGATTGGTGGCTCATCATCTGTTTGAGCGCTGATGAATCTATACTTAGAAACGTTAAGGGGGACTTTAAATCCATAACTGTTTTGACTTATCGCGGCAGGAAAAAGCACAGGTGGAGCTAATAACACAAACGACCGGTGAGTCAGTAAAGAACACAACTAAAATGGAATGCGTTTGTTGTTAATCTGATTAATTACACATGTGATTTTTCCAGCAACGACATCGAGATGTCAGCTGTGAGAAAAGACATGAGATCACCGTTTTGCATCGCCTCAGCTGAAGAGGTGAAcaaggacgaggaggaggagaagaaaagattTTTTCCCTGATTCGCTGGCTGTTCCCTCACTGTGATCAAGGCAAAGCATCCttaaccacaacaacaactttgcTGAAAACTTCTGGAGGAGTTTGTTCGGGACCGACAGGAGCACCCTCGTCGTTCCATAGGTCAACAGTCAGAACATATCAACCCAAGCAGCCCAGCATACACTCATGTGTGTCCTCACCAATCAAAAGAGGGTTTCTCTCCACAGTCGAAGGcatcctgcagctctttgaccAGGTTGGCCTGTCCTGGCAGTCTGAACAGACCCTCCTCCCGAAGGCCCCACTGCCGGATGAAATCCACGCACTGCTCCACCAGCATAGGGGCGAGCTTGTTCCCGAACCGGCGTTCATACCGCACCGTCTCCTCCAACTTCTGACCAAAGATCcctgaaacacaacatgttttacatttaatggAGAAGGGTTAATCAGCACTGGGTGATTCTGTGTCTACCCCATTTTTGACAGTTATTTACAAATTGTGATGACTGTAATAAgagtgttaaaggtgcaatatgtaagaattgacaGTTGAATTCATGCTCCAAACAAACGCAGGACAACATATCACCAGATAAGTGTCGTAACTGACCGAGGCCAGTTTAAAGAGAGGTAACacagtacagaggcgatttacaggtCGGGCGTTACTCAGCGCCCACCTACAGAGACC is a genomic window containing:
- the arhgap24 gene encoding rho GTPase-activating protein 24 isoform X1; translation: MMRIYRAPGNNKRRTRVAVMDDQCVSHSSPQRGGGQAGMEIQGRPSVVRCGWLRKQGGFVKTWHSRWFVLRGDQLQYYKDEEETKALGTIFLPGNKVSEHPTSGDDGGKFLFEVIPGGDRERMTANHETYLLMASTQNDMEDWVKTIRRVIWAPFGGGIFGQKLEETVRYERRFGNKLAPMLVEQCVDFIRQWGLREEGLFRLPGQANLVKELQDAFDCGEKPSFDCNTDVHTVASLLKLYLRELPEPVIPFHKYEEFLACAKLLSKDDEMGLKELRKLVECLPPVNYNLLKYICRFLDEVQSYSGVNKMSVQNLATVFGPNILRPKVEDPVAIMEGTVLVQQLMAVLIGRHDVLFPPNEDSPTALELVNNNNIDLQRRQATTTTSGITTVSQNAENNNTQVVRQCAWEAPESPLHRQHVDNSGSPRSASPRNGVIGRFDIARSPPLTVKKNPAFSKGSGIVTNGSFSSSPSSDPSQEKGQTLTGGGSLPVRRSGTLKGSGTKMGTSGVTSGSSIGGNGTVRMGISGTDVVTGSLNGRNGHWVQNGCVTLRENSKTRDGSNGDQITNQNRLSTYDNVHLNHQNLQQQNHVTNTCLNSSCEDKQSVDSATWSTSSCEISLPDNSTSCRSSTTTCPEQDFYGGHYEDLDGPTQDNEPPQSGGGGGGGGGGEGEGRNSNREGSGDGAGRSSRGTSSSDNSEGYTVGNGPGSHSALHSLVASLKQEMHKQKSEYEARIKSLEQRNLELETEMVNLHEELDQERKKYTMAEIKLRNAERAKDDAERRNQMLQKEMEQFFSTFSDLTATGAATATDPRRPDRNNPIWIQ
- the arhgap24 gene encoding rho GTPase-activating protein 24 isoform X5, coding for MTANHETYLLMASTQNDMEDWVKTIRRVIWAPFGGGIFGQKLEETVRYERRFGNKLAPMLVEQCVDFIRQWGLREEGLFRLPGQANLVKELQDAFDCGEKPSFDCNTDVHTVASLLKLYLRELPEPVIPFHKYEEFLACAKLLSKDDEMGLKELRKLVECLPPVNYNLLKYICRFLDEVQSYSGVNKMSVQNLATVFGPNILRPKVEDPVAIMEGTVLVQQLMAVLIGRHDVLFPPNEDSPTALELVNNNNIDLQRRQATTTTSGITTVSQNAENNNTQVVRQCAWEAPESPLHRQHVDNSGSPRSASPRNGVIGRFDIARSPPLTVKKNPAFSKGSGIVTNGSFSSSPSSDPSQEKGQTLTGGGSLPVRRSGTLKGSGTKMGTSGVTSGSSIGGNGTVRMGISGTDVVTGSLNGRNGHWVQNGCVTLRENSKTRDGSNGDQITNQNRLSTYDNVHLNHQNLQQQNHVTNTCLNSSCEDKQSVDSATWSTSSCEISLPDNSTSCRSSTTTCPEQDFYGGHYEDLDGPTQDNEPPQSGGGGGGGGGGEGEGRNSNREGSGDGAGRSSRGTSSSDNSEGYTVGNGPGSHSALHSLVASLKQEMHKQKSEYEARIKSLEQRNLELETEMVNLHEELDQERKKYTMAEIKLRNAERAKDDAERRNQMLQKEMEQFFSTFSDLTATGAATATDPRRPDRNNPIWIQ
- the arhgap24 gene encoding rho GTPase-activating protein 24 isoform X3 — translated: MEMVHQAIYSLPQYGLSDLLSPRQGGDRERMTANHETYLLMASTQNDMEDWVKTIRRVIWAPFGGGIFGQKLEETVRYERRFGNKLAPMLVEQCVDFIRQWGLREEGLFRLPGQANLVKELQDAFDCGEKPSFDCNTDVHTVASLLKLYLRELPEPVIPFHKYEEFLACAKLLSKDDEMGLKELRKLVECLPPVNYNLLKYICRFLDEVQSYSGVNKMSVQNLATVFGPNILRPKVEDPVAIMEGTVLVQQLMAVLIGRHDVLFPPNEDSPTALELVNNNNIDLQRRQATTTTSGITTVSQNAENNNTQVVRQCAWEAPESPLHRQHVDNSGSPRSASPRNGVIGRFDIARSPPLTVKKNPAFSKGSGIVTNGSFSSSPSSDPSQEKGQTLTGGGSLPVRRSGTLKGSGTKMGTSGVTSGSSIGGNGTVRMGISGTDVVTGSLNGRNGHWVQNGCVTLRENSKTRDGSNGDQITNQNRLSTYDNVHLNHQNLQQQNHVTNTCLNSSCEDKQSVDSATWSTSSCEISLPDNSTSCRSSTTTCPEQDFYGGHYEDLDGPTQDNEPPQSGGGGGGGGGGEGEGRNSNREGSGDGAGRSSRGTSSSDNSEGYTVGNGPGSHSALHSLVASLKQEMHKQKSEYEARIKSLEQRNLELETEMVNLHEELDQERKKYTMAEIKLRNAERAKDDAERRNQMLQKEMEQFFSTFSDLTATGAATATDPRRPDRNNPIWIQ
- the arhgap24 gene encoding rho GTPase-activating protein 24 isoform X2; amino-acid sequence: MDDQCVSHSSPQRGGGQAGMEIQGRPSVVRCGWLRKQGGFVKTWHSRWFVLRGDQLQYYKDEEETKALGTIFLPGNKVSEHPTSGDDGGKFLFEVIPGGDRERMTANHETYLLMASTQNDMEDWVKTIRRVIWAPFGGGIFGQKLEETVRYERRFGNKLAPMLVEQCVDFIRQWGLREEGLFRLPGQANLVKELQDAFDCGEKPSFDCNTDVHTVASLLKLYLRELPEPVIPFHKYEEFLACAKLLSKDDEMGLKELRKLVECLPPVNYNLLKYICRFLDEVQSYSGVNKMSVQNLATVFGPNILRPKVEDPVAIMEGTVLVQQLMAVLIGRHDVLFPPNEDSPTALELVNNNNIDLQRRQATTTTSGITTVSQNAENNNTQVVRQCAWEAPESPLHRQHVDNSGSPRSASPRNGVIGRFDIARSPPLTVKKNPAFSKGSGIVTNGSFSSSPSSDPSQEKGQTLTGGGSLPVRRSGTLKGSGTKMGTSGVTSGSSIGGNGTVRMGISGTDVVTGSLNGRNGHWVQNGCVTLRENSKTRDGSNGDQITNQNRLSTYDNVHLNHQNLQQQNHVTNTCLNSSCEDKQSVDSATWSTSSCEISLPDNSTSCRSSTTTCPEQDFYGGHYEDLDGPTQDNEPPQSGGGGGGGGGGEGEGRNSNREGSGDGAGRSSRGTSSSDNSEGYTVGNGPGSHSALHSLVASLKQEMHKQKSEYEARIKSLEQRNLELETEMVNLHEELDQERKKYTMAEIKLRNAERAKDDAERRNQMLQKEMEQFFSTFSDLTATGAATATDPRRPDRNNPIWIQ
- the arhgap24 gene encoding rho GTPase-activating protein 24 isoform X4, translated to MDLNSNPGGDRERMTANHETYLLMASTQNDMEDWVKTIRRVIWAPFGGGIFGQKLEETVRYERRFGNKLAPMLVEQCVDFIRQWGLREEGLFRLPGQANLVKELQDAFDCGEKPSFDCNTDVHTVASLLKLYLRELPEPVIPFHKYEEFLACAKLLSKDDEMGLKELRKLVECLPPVNYNLLKYICRFLDEVQSYSGVNKMSVQNLATVFGPNILRPKVEDPVAIMEGTVLVQQLMAVLIGRHDVLFPPNEDSPTALELVNNNNIDLQRRQATTTTSGITTVSQNAENNNTQVVRQCAWEAPESPLHRQHVDNSGSPRSASPRNGVIGRFDIARSPPLTVKKNPAFSKGSGIVTNGSFSSSPSSDPSQEKGQTLTGGGSLPVRRSGTLKGSGTKMGTSGVTSGSSIGGNGTVRMGISGTDVVTGSLNGRNGHWVQNGCVTLRENSKTRDGSNGDQITNQNRLSTYDNVHLNHQNLQQQNHVTNTCLNSSCEDKQSVDSATWSTSSCEISLPDNSTSCRSSTTTCPEQDFYGGHYEDLDGPTQDNEPPQSGGGGGGGGGGEGEGRNSNREGSGDGAGRSSRGTSSSDNSEGYTVGNGPGSHSALHSLVASLKQEMHKQKSEYEARIKSLEQRNLELETEMVNLHEELDQERKKYTMAEIKLRNAERAKDDAERRNQMLQKEMEQFFSTFSDLTATGAATATDPRRPDRNNPIWIQ